The Enoplosus armatus isolate fEnoArm2 chromosome 5, fEnoArm2.hap1, whole genome shotgun sequence genome contains the following window.
TATAACCCTCTCTGAAGtttcatacacaaacaaaacatatctgctctgtaaaaaaaaaaaaaaaatgacctacCACATCCACCTCTCTGAGGTTTGGCGGTGATGCAAACAGCTGTACTAAAAACAGGCTAGTCTTCATATTTGGACGATGGAGGGCTGTGAGTTATTGGCATTTGATGTAATAGAAGTTATTAGTTACATATAAAACTCAAAcctgtgtgtgcacgtttgcTACAGATCAAGTTGAATTAGGTatgaacacacagagcagtgcaTGAGCATATCTTTAAAAAAGCTGCATGACAGGTTCTAATAATGAGGCAGTATGCTGAATCTTAACAGCGATCAGGCTGAAGAAGGAGAATACGTTGACATCAAACACATACGGCTGTCACATGCCCGACACTCGCAGGCTGAGGTGCACAGGCACAGCAGAGTACACTAAAGAAAGGATCGGATTTTGATCAGCTTTACTTGAGCAGAGCACATCCGATCCATTAAAAACCTGCCCGGATCAGCCCACATACCGATCCCTGAAGACAAGTTCACTTTTACACACTTCCCTCAAAATTTGACTGCCATTAAAACAGCCTTATGAACTCAAGAGAATTAAAGAGAGTAAAACAcgaaaacgtgtgtgtgtgtgtgtgtgttgtgccaCTTACGATCTAGTCCGTTGATGTAGCGAATAGATACTTCACAGTGCCCCCACACAGCACTGACGATGGGATACAGTCTCTTGCCTTTCAGCCCTCTGAAAGCTACTCCCAGATACTGTCCATCTACCATGAAGCTCAGCGTCCCCTCGTCCATATCTAGTATCACTGTCAGAGAGTCTGGGAGCACAAATGACTCGTCTGGCTCCAGGAAACAAGGGTATGTGGGTGCCGACGTAGAAATGGGCCGGTTCTTTCCATCATGGTAGAGTCGGTTCCGACCCAGGTCCCAGCCCCAGGACTCAGAGTCCGAGCCCACCAGGGCTGTGTAGCCCACCGAGTGTAAAGGTGCTTCAGCGGTGGCCGCACCCACGACGGCGTGGGTGCCTCTTTGTCTGGCCGGCCAGTGAATCCTCCAGACGTGGAGGCCCCTGGTGTAGCCCACCTTCCCACGGATACAGTCTGTGCTCTGTGCCACTGGATGTCGGTGAAACGTCAGCTTGTCGTCCTCCTTCACGAAGACATTGAGTGACCGGTCATCTGGGTTCCAGGCGTGGCGGAGCTGGGTCTCAGGGCTGGCCGACGGCATGTCCAGCAGTAAGTCCAGCCTGGGGGGCCGACAGAAATCTGGGCCCCGCAGTTCTCGGCGCACTGGCCGATATGAGGGCTCCCCGCGTACATCCACTGATTTGATACTGCCAGAGATCTTCTGGCCCATGGCTGGGTGGGTCCAAGGGAGGAagggacagaggggagggaaatGGATGGACCGAGGGTGGTAATGAGGGGGCGGAAGGTCCTGACGTTACCTCATGGGCGCAACGACAACACAGTGGGTCCTGGGTGGAAAGGTGCTGTTGGGAG
Protein-coding sequences here:
- the LOC139285719 gene encoding SPRY domain-containing SOCS box protein 4-like; the protein is MGQKISGSIKSVDVRGEPSYRPVRRELRGPDFCRPPRLDLLLDMPSASPETQLRHAWNPDDRSLNVFVKEDDKLTFHRHPVAQSTDCIRGKVGYTRGLHVWRIHWPARQRGTHAVVGAATAEAPLHSVGYTALVGSDSESWGWDLGRNRLYHDGKNRPISTSAPTYPCFLEPDESFVLPDSLTVILDMDEGTLSFMVDGQYLGVAFRGLKGKRLYPIVSAVWGHCEVSIRYINGLDPEPLPLMDLCRRVARLALGRERIHHIDTLPLPQTLKNYLQYQ